The following proteins come from a genomic window of Roseofilum capinflatum BLCC-M114:
- a CDS encoding response regulator: protein MNPNIDDSSNPEMSRPSIRRLAILSLASLGIVALLSMSSQILIQRTLKQEIRYSRVLESMENYRRLTTTVTGQGVAITQDFTEFEQLPRVEDLVRVRQEWQEIYERLQEEMLGLQVGPNQADLGQRWAEIEGCYEQMWDLTETLVNPEVAPRASEEQLWQQGTTCDRQIEAITSQWYAQSAPHLNTARQVQLAVFGLTLVVLFLEGALIFYPGLRQIRDYIQAIKLAEQEKTKITQELKAKNKALDLALEEAQSATRLKSDFLAVMSHEIRTPMNGVLGMTGLLLDTELDEEQLEYVDTIRNSGQSLLTIINDILDFSKIEAGKLELETQPFDLYECVEDSLDLLSTHAAEKGLNLAYEIDPQTPHALVGDVTRLRQILVNLIGNGVKFTQEGEVWVQVSSTRVGGDSSPIPDLAEKVSYDVKFMVKDTGIGISKKVQNKLFQSFSQVDASTTRRYGGTGLGLSICKRLSELMGGKMWVESEEGEGAEFHFTIVAEGARSPIPIHLRNSQPQLRDKRILILDRSATNRRILKDHAQRWGMNSLELSTPEEVMNWMERSIPFDVAVLGALPEGESLENLVDRIRQYRDRDSLPLILLTFTSLIDKSYQTKFDSTLSKPIKLSQFHRILISLCAGRTVDPHTSPTEFIPDTSDAHDSDHSEDNSKPPFSQPPVTPLETGNQNAPLEKPETSPEDSSVYTLRILLAEDNSVNQRVAIKMLDRLGYRADVVSNGLEVIEALQRQFYHIILMDVQMPEMDGLEATRYICQTWQTSQRPHIIAMTAGAADGNQWQCLEAGMDDYVSKPVKAEALKAALDRAKSKLQELNTVSAPVKLNLTMNPGREESLDWEIFNRLRDELDSEDDPEFFTELIDQYLQDVPKILEEMKQSAQTEDKETLTIKAHTLKGSSRTFGAKALANLCRDLEAEAQTASLVKLGEKIAQIEVEFNHVKSVLEQQKQ from the coding sequence GTGAATCCAAACATCGATGATTCTTCCAACCCAGAAATGTCTCGCCCCTCGATTCGGCGTTTAGCCATTCTGTCCTTAGCGTCTTTGGGCATTGTGGCTCTGTTGTCAATGTCGAGTCAAATTTTGATTCAGCGTACTCTGAAACAGGAGATTCGCTACAGTCGGGTTTTGGAGTCAATGGAGAATTATCGCCGCTTAACCACAACGGTAACCGGACAAGGGGTTGCCATTACTCAGGACTTTACGGAGTTTGAGCAGCTCCCTAGAGTGGAAGATTTAGTCCGGGTGCGCCAAGAATGGCAAGAGATTTATGAGAGGCTCCAAGAGGAGATGTTGGGATTACAGGTGGGGCCAAATCAGGCTGACTTAGGACAGAGGTGGGCAGAAATTGAGGGTTGCTATGAGCAGATGTGGGATCTGACGGAAACGCTGGTGAATCCAGAAGTAGCCCCCCGTGCCTCAGAAGAGCAGTTATGGCAACAAGGGACAACTTGCGATCGCCAGATTGAGGCCATTACTAGCCAATGGTATGCTCAGAGCGCCCCCCACTTAAATACGGCTCGCCAAGTTCAATTAGCCGTATTTGGATTAACCTTAGTGGTGCTGTTCCTGGAAGGAGCCTTGATTTTTTATCCGGGACTTCGGCAAATTCGAGACTATATCCAAGCGATCAAATTAGCGGAACAGGAAAAAACCAAGATTACCCAAGAACTCAAAGCCAAAAATAAAGCCCTGGATCTGGCTCTGGAAGAAGCTCAATCCGCTACTCGGCTGAAATCTGACTTTTTAGCAGTTATGAGTCATGAAATCCGCACGCCCATGAATGGGGTGCTGGGAATGACGGGCTTATTGTTGGATACAGAATTGGATGAAGAACAATTAGAATATGTAGACACGATCCGCAATAGCGGCCAATCTTTGCTGACGATTATTAATGATATTTTAGATTTCTCCAAAATAGAAGCGGGTAAGCTGGAATTAGAAACTCAACCTTTTGATTTATATGAATGTGTTGAAGATTCCTTGGATTTATTAAGTACCCATGCGGCCGAAAAAGGTTTGAATTTGGCCTATGAAATCGATCCTCAAACTCCCCATGCTTTAGTGGGAGATGTGACCCGGTTGCGGCAAATTTTGGTGAATTTAATTGGCAATGGTGTTAAATTCACCCAAGAAGGAGAAGTTTGGGTACAAGTAAGTTCAACCCGTGTAGGGGGGGATTCGAGTCCGATTCCCGATCTGGCAGAAAAAGTTTCTTATGACGTAAAATTTATGGTTAAAGATACCGGGATTGGTATTTCTAAGAAAGTGCAAAATAAACTTTTTCAGTCCTTTTCCCAGGTAGATGCTTCGACAACTCGTCGCTATGGAGGAACGGGTTTAGGATTATCAATTTGCAAGCGCTTAAGTGAGTTAATGGGCGGTAAAATGTGGGTGGAAAGTGAAGAGGGAGAGGGAGCCGAATTTCACTTTACCATTGTGGCGGAAGGGGCGCGATCGCCGATTCCCATCCATTTACGCAATAGCCAACCCCAACTGCGAGACAAGCGGATCTTAATTCTCGATCGCTCGGCAACCAATCGCCGCATTCTCAAAGATCACGCCCAACGCTGGGGAATGAATAGTTTAGAGCTGAGTACCCCAGAAGAGGTGATGAACTGGATGGAGCGCTCTATTCCCTTTGATGTTGCAGTTTTGGGGGCGCTTCCAGAAGGAGAATCCTTAGAGAATTTAGTAGATCGGATTCGCCAATACCGCGATCGCGACTCCCTGCCCTTAATCTTACTCACCTTTACCAGCCTGATCGACAAGTCCTACCAAACAAAATTTGATTCTACCCTCTCTAAACCCATTAAACTCTCCCAATTTCACCGGATTTTAATCAGTCTTTGTGCAGGACGCACCGTTGATCCCCATACCTCCCCCACGGAATTTATTCCCGATACATCCGATGCCCATGATTCAGATCATTCAGAAGATAACTCTAAACCTCCATTCTCCCAACCTCCCGTCACCCCACTAGAGACGGGAAACCAGAACGCCCCCTTAGAAAAACCAGAAACTTCCCCAGAAGATTCCTCCGTTTATACTCTACGCATTCTCCTGGCTGAAGATAACAGCGTCAATCAAAGAGTGGCGATAAAAATGTTAGACCGTTTAGGTTATCGCGCCGATGTGGTCAGCAATGGCTTAGAAGTGATTGAAGCCCTGCAACGGCAATTTTATCATATCATTTTAATGGATGTGCAAATGCCGGAAATGGATGGACTCGAAGCGACTCGATACATTTGTCAAACTTGGCAAACATCCCAACGTCCCCATATTATTGCCATGACTGCTGGAGCCGCCGATGGCAATCAATGGCAATGTCTAGAAGCGGGGATGGATGATTATGTCAGTAAACCGGTGAAAGCCGAAGCCCTGAAAGCGGCGTTAGACCGAGCTAAAAGTAAGCTGCAAGAACTGAACACGGTATCTGCTCCAGTTAAGTTAAATTTAACCATGAATCCGGGAAGAGAAGAAAGCTTAGATTGGGAGATTTTTAATCGCCTGCGAGATGAGTTGGATAGCGAAGATGACCCGGAATTTTTTACCGAGTTGATCGATCAATATTTGCAAGATGTGCCCAAAATTCTGGAAGAGATGAAGCAGTCTGCCCAAACAGAAGATAAGGAAACGTTAACCATTAAAGCTCATACCCTTAAGGGTAGCTCGCGAACCTTTGGGGCTAAGGCTTTGGCGAATTTATGCCGAGATCTAGAAGCTGAAGCGCAAACGGCGAGTCTGGTAAAGTTGGGTGAGAAAATTGCCCAAATTGAAGTAGAATTTAATCATGTTAAATCTGTATTAGAACAACAGAAGCAATAA
- a CDS encoding class I SAM-dependent methyltransferase has product MKPQTIQPLTSDLVRAYLWDRVGGLESFNSQIHLKDEMLLFLLDTPSYKGEQEQAMLAYFKSAQEIVDRVDQAIQWHHRDWHNIDRFLEFACGYGRLTRFWVNKLDPHKVWASDIYTDAVDYVGQELGVHGIYSAIDPESYECGEQFDCIVVYSLFSHLPADRFVQWLKRLDDLLLPGGLLLFSVHDEAVKPPGYEMPESGILFVEQSESQSLDRAEYGSTWVTEEFVKGAIAASMGDKVSYTRIPRAFTLQDLYVVVKAPDRDFSDLNINFTPKGALEDYFMDDQGRFFLRGWSAIVQPDHGVAEIQVWWKGEGGNQLLQKCIPSTPSPKAAQVLDIDPRWTEQAGWWCAFSLPEEVDLETGILMIKAVSDRQKERIIVLNWMKTLLPDGIRTQPAPKTTWKDVIRSQTNWWRSKVLDNIWSNNIQSNLDRATLQATSDGPGMILELEGWVVALHSDITVEDIQIFLNDTLTQRCLPTCLRPDVAQYWGKPNYVYSGWIAQFYHPEEIQPERDRLHIKIIDSEGEIHTLCDQILAIVL; this is encoded by the coding sequence ATGAAACCTCAGACTATTCAGCCATTGACCTCCGATTTGGTTCGAGCATACTTGTGGGATCGAGTGGGTGGGTTAGAGTCCTTTAATTCCCAGATTCATCTCAAAGATGAGATGTTGCTTTTTCTGTTAGATACGCCGAGTTATAAAGGAGAGCAAGAGCAGGCGATGCTGGCTTATTTTAAGTCGGCTCAGGAGATTGTCGATCGCGTGGATCAAGCGATCCAATGGCATCATCGGGATTGGCATAATATTGACCGTTTTTTAGAGTTTGCTTGTGGGTATGGACGGTTAACGCGATTTTGGGTGAACAAGCTCGATCCACACAAGGTTTGGGCTTCCGATATTTATACGGATGCGGTTGATTATGTTGGGCAAGAGTTGGGGGTGCATGGGATTTACTCGGCGATCGATCCGGAGAGTTATGAGTGTGGAGAACAGTTTGATTGTATTGTGGTTTATTCTTTGTTTAGTCACTTGCCCGCAGATCGGTTTGTCCAATGGTTAAAGCGCTTAGATGATTTACTTTTACCCGGTGGTTTATTGCTGTTTAGCGTTCATGATGAAGCGGTGAAACCACCCGGTTATGAGATGCCGGAATCGGGGATTTTATTTGTGGAACAAAGTGAAAGTCAATCTCTGGATCGGGCGGAATATGGTTCGACTTGGGTGACGGAGGAGTTTGTGAAGGGGGCGATCGCCGCTTCGATGGGTGATAAAGTTTCTTATACTCGTATCCCCAGAGCCTTTACCCTACAAGACCTCTATGTGGTCGTTAAAGCCCCCGATCGCGACTTTTCTGATTTAAACATCAATTTTACCCCCAAAGGCGCTCTAGAAGACTATTTCATGGACGATCAGGGGCGATTTTTTCTGCGGGGATGGAGCGCCATAGTGCAACCGGATCATGGAGTGGCAGAAATCCAAGTGTGGTGGAAAGGAGAAGGGGGGAATCAATTACTGCAAAAATGTATCCCGTCCACTCCTTCTCCAAAAGCAGCGCAAGTTTTGGACATCGATCCGCGATGGACGGAACAAGCTGGATGGTGGTGTGCATTCAGTCTACCGGAGGAAGTGGATTTAGAAACCGGTATCCTGATGATTAAAGCAGTGAGCGATCGCCAGAAAGAACGGATTATTGTCTTAAACTGGATGAAAACCTTATTACCGGATGGTATACGGACTCAACCAGCCCCTAAAACCACTTGGAAAGATGTGATTCGCTCTCAGACCAATTGGTGGCGCTCCAAAGTCTTAGATAATATTTGGTCTAATAATATTCAATCTAATTTAGACCGCGCCACCCTTCAAGCGACTTCAGATGGCCCAGGGATGATTTTAGAATTGGAAGGATGGGTGGTTGCTTTGCATTCTGATATAACTGTTGAAGATATCCAAATTTTCCTCAATGACACACTGACACAGCGCTGTTTACCCACTTGTCTGCGTCCCGATGTGGCTCAATATTGGGGAAAACCCAATTATGTTTATAGTGGCTGGATTGCCCAATTTTATCATCCAGAAGAGATCCAACCGGAGCGCGATCGCCTACACATTAAAATCATTGACTCTGAAGGAGAAATTCATACCCTTTGCGATCAGATCCTGGCGATCGTACTTTAA
- a CDS encoding GNAT family N-acetyltransferase: MTIRYSREADLPKIVEIYNASVPCRLATADLLPISVESRLPWYQDHSPSSRPLWVKEIDGQIVGWLSLNHFLNGRPAYQSTAEVSIYIDPGFHRKGIGRELLTQAIASGPGLGITSLVALIFSHNQPSIALFQKLGFDCWGHLPEIANMDGLKRDLLIWGRHLSEEGH, encoded by the coding sequence ATGACCATCAGATATTCCCGTGAAGCCGATTTACCGAAAATAGTTGAAATTTACAACGCCTCTGTTCCTTGCCGTTTGGCCACGGCCGATTTGCTGCCGATTTCCGTTGAAAGTCGTCTTCCCTGGTATCAAGACCATTCTCCGAGTTCCCGGCCGCTTTGGGTTAAGGAGATAGATGGCCAGATTGTAGGGTGGCTGAGTTTGAATCATTTTTTAAATGGCCGTCCTGCCTATCAATCTACGGCGGAAGTGAGTATTTACATCGATCCTGGATTTCACCGTAAAGGGATTGGTCGGGAGTTATTAACCCAAGCGATCGCCTCCGGGCCGGGTTTGGGTATCACCAGCTTAGTCGCCCTCATTTTCTCCCACAATCAACCCAGTATTGCCCTATTCCAGAAGCTGGGATTTGACTGTTGGGGCCATTTGCCCGAAATTGCCAACATGGACGGACTGAAGCGGGATTTGTTGATTTGGGGGCGGCATTTGTCGGAGGAAGGACACTAA
- a CDS encoding TM0106 family RecB-like putative nuclease, with product MLLTAQLLLDYQRCHRRAFLDVYGDDRQRDPPSDYLLKLRQDSSAYQKTILAHHSYHKPEYAQGNWQEGTLATLALMQEGVDTIYHGILWLEEADLEGLELPPFLSQHWAKFSYLSRPSLWVKTPGESKFGPWKYTPVEIKWGKRPKREYQMVSVFHAWILSQIQGEWPDTVDLILRDRSPYTVDLVRLWPEFQILLGQMLTLLLESDEPEVFISRQKCSLCQWLTTCHQVAQHQNHLSLIPGITPKRYERLQELGLTSLESLTTEPLPDLSQEFGQQVSQQIIRQAQSSLEQRAIALHPWSPDDFPITPVELYFDIETEPDLNLEYLFGVLVIDRTAQRSRFYPFLAESPDDQQRMWQDFLELVNRYDPMPIFHFCEYEVKAVSALAQRFGTPSSELKPLIRRFVDIHERVTRFVTLPIESYALKTIARWMGFEWRDESASGAQTVYWYDQWLQSGDRTFLERIICYNEDDCRATYHVKDWLVSFLRQMPPPNQQIPLQSVHVGNFGQMAPTVKSQLLE from the coding sequence ATGCTCCTGACTGCCCAATTATTACTAGATTACCAACGCTGTCATCGCCGAGCGTTTCTGGATGTGTACGGAGACGATCGCCAACGAGACCCTCCGAGTGACTATCTGTTGAAATTAAGACAGGATAGCTCTGCCTACCAAAAAACGATCCTTGCTCATCATTCCTATCATAAACCAGAGTATGCCCAGGGCAATTGGCAAGAAGGGACTTTAGCAACCCTCGCTCTGATGCAAGAGGGCGTAGACACTATCTATCACGGGATTCTCTGGCTTGAGGAAGCGGATTTAGAAGGGCTGGAGTTGCCCCCTTTTCTGAGTCAGCACTGGGCAAAGTTCTCTTATTTGAGTCGTCCGAGTTTGTGGGTAAAAACGCCAGGGGAGTCGAAGTTTGGCCCCTGGAAATATACTCCAGTGGAGATAAAATGGGGGAAACGTCCGAAGCGAGAATATCAAATGGTCTCGGTGTTTCATGCTTGGATTTTAAGTCAGATCCAAGGGGAATGGCCGGATACAGTAGACCTGATTTTAAGGGATCGATCGCCCTATACGGTGGATCTCGTCCGTCTTTGGCCAGAGTTTCAAATCCTGCTAGGGCAAATGTTGACCCTGCTCCTAGAGTCGGATGAACCGGAAGTGTTTATCAGTCGGCAAAAATGCAGTCTCTGTCAATGGTTAACGACTTGTCATCAAGTCGCCCAACACCAAAATCATCTCTCTTTGATTCCTGGAATTACTCCAAAACGCTATGAGCGTCTCCAGGAGCTAGGGTTAACCTCCCTAGAATCCTTGACAACTGAACCCTTACCGGATTTAAGCCAAGAATTTGGCCAGCAGGTGAGCCAGCAAATCATCCGTCAAGCGCAATCGAGTTTAGAACAACGGGCGATCGCGCTCCACCCCTGGAGTCCCGACGATTTTCCCATTACCCCGGTGGAACTCTATTTTGATATCGAAACCGAACCCGACTTAAATCTAGAATATCTCTTCGGCGTTTTAGTCATCGATCGCACGGCCCAACGCTCCCGGTTTTACCCCTTTTTAGCCGAATCTCCCGACGATCAACAGCGAATGTGGCAAGACTTTCTAGAACTGGTGAATCGCTACGATCCCATGCCCATTTTCCATTTTTGCGAATATGAAGTCAAAGCCGTCAGCGCCTTAGCGCAACGGTTTGGCACACCCTCATCGGAATTAAAACCCCTGATCCGGCGCTTTGTAGATATTCACGAACGGGTGACTCGGTTTGTCACCCTCCCCATTGAAAGCTATGCCCTCAAAACCATTGCCCGATGGATGGGGTTTGAATGGCGAGATGAGAGCGCCAGTGGAGCGCAAACCGTCTATTGGTACGACCAATGGCTCCAAAGCGGCGATCGCACCTTCTTAGAGCGCATTATTTGCTATAACGAAGACGACTGTCGAGCCACCTACCATGTCAAAGACTGGTTAGTGTCCTTCCTCCGACAAATGCCGCCCCCAAATCAACAAATCCCGCTTCAGTCCGTCCATGTTGGCAATTTCGGGCAAATGGCCCCAACAGTCAAATCCCAGCTTCTGGAATAG